Proteins encoded in a region of the Schaalia hyovaginalis genome:
- a CDS encoding ABC transporter permease, with the protein MSWLPSNLPLVGALALAHLAIALPAIAAAILVSIPLGWWAHHSQRWGAPLLTGLSLLYAIPSLPMFFLIPVLIGIALRSNLNMIIVLALYGIAVLVRQAADAFASLPRDVLESADAAGYPAFRRFFAVELPLALPAIIAGIRVVIVSTVSLVTVGAVIGIRSLGTLFTDGFQRGLASEVAVGLAATIALALVLDGLTVALGTLSTPWTRAERRKPEDAEGAAA; encoded by the coding sequence ATGAGCTGGCTCCCCTCCAACCTCCCCCTCGTCGGCGCCCTCGCCCTCGCCCACCTCGCCATCGCCCTCCCGGCGATCGCGGCCGCGATCCTCGTGTCCATCCCGCTCGGCTGGTGGGCGCATCACTCGCAGCGCTGGGGCGCTCCGCTCCTCACGGGCCTCTCGCTCCTGTACGCGATCCCCTCGCTCCCGATGTTCTTCCTCATCCCCGTCCTCATCGGCATCGCCTTGAGGTCGAACCTCAACATGATCATCGTCCTGGCGCTCTACGGGATCGCCGTCCTCGTCCGCCAGGCCGCCGACGCCTTCGCATCGCTCCCCCGCGACGTCCTCGAATCCGCCGATGCGGCGGGATACCCCGCATTCCGTCGATTCTTCGCCGTCGAGCTCCCCCTCGCGCTCCCCGCGATCATCGCGGGCATCCGCGTCGTCATCGTGTCGACCGTCTCCCTCGTCACCGTCGGCGCGGTCATCGGCATCCGCTCCCTCGGCACCCTGTTCACCGACGGCTTCCAGCGCGGACTCGCCTCCGAAGTCGCCGTCGGCCTCGCCGCGACGATCGCCCTCGCACTCGTCCTCGACGGCCTGACGGTCGCCCTCGGCACCCTTTCCACCCCGTGGACGAGGGCGGAGCGCCGGAAACCGGAGGACGCGGAAGGAGCCGCCGCATGA